The window TGTGATATTCTCCACCGTCCCGGACGTTATGATAGCTCAGGGCTCTGGCTATTGCACCGAGATGGAGTTCGGGGGTGTCTACCCCTTTAGCGGCCAAGTGCACATCCCGGCCTACCATGCTACATTCTCCACCGAATTCACCGACGGCGGGACATTGTCGCTGGTCGACGATGAAGTATCGATGATGATCAATCTGACCAACAACTTCCCGGCGGGAGGTGCATGGCACTCGATCATCGCGAACCTGTGCCTGGGTCTGAATCTTGAGAAATCCGGTCTGCTCACTTACGAGGCGATCAACTTCGGACCGACGACCTACGATGGTGAGCTCGGGCAGGAGTTATCGCTGTGGGCCGAGTACAATCCGGGTTTCCTTGGTATGACCGAGACTCCTCAGGATATGGTTTCGTTCAATATCAGGACTGTTTCCGGCTTTACCCCGCCGACCAGCTATGATAACCGGTTTTACCCAATCGTGTATCAAACGGTTTGGGACTCGGACCCGAACTACAATGCCCGCGTGACAGATACAACTGGGCGGGTTACCTTGAACAACTCTGCAGGTACCCTAACGTGGGACAATCCCCAGGTCGAGTACCTCATGGGCGAATACTACTGCAATCCTGTGCAAGTGGGATCGGGTTATATAACCCAGGACTACTTCACCCGCAGTGCTTTCGCGCTTCATGACTTCAGAGTGAAGATCACCGTGACCGGCGATCACCACATGTGGGATATCGCGCCCCAACCCGGGGTAATGGTCGAGAGCTTTGACAATGTCAATTTCAAGTGGGCGATCCTGAAAGCCGGCCCCGAGTGGGCCGATCAGGCGCCGACAAGCACACGCACCAAGTTCGCCAGCATCACTTACGCGTACTGGGGCGGAAGCAACCTAGTGATGGCGCTGGCAGGTCCGCCTCCGCAGGGGCATTGGGTAACCAAGGTCTCGACTGTCGCATTTCAGTTCGATGCCGCATCGGGATACTACATGAAAGACCCGGACTTGGTGGATCAGCACGAGGTGGCGATCGGCAATTCGATTGTCAACCGGTGGTGGGTCAACAACGACGATCCGCCATACGACAACATGACACGTCTGGGTGAATTCGGCACTCCGGTGGCTTATGAGCTGGAGCAGAACTACCCGAATCCTTTCAATCCGTCGACCGAATTCTGGTACGGTCTGCCGGAAGGCGCTTTCGTCGAATTGTGCGTCTACAACATCACCGGCCAAAAGGTGGCCACGTTGGTGAGCGGCTGGCAGGACGCCGGCTATTATCACCAGGTCTGGGACGGCACCGATCTCGCGAGCGGCGTATATTTTT is drawn from Candidatus Zixiibacteriota bacterium and contains these coding sequences:
- a CDS encoding T9SS type A sorting domain-containing protein, with product MYILRMRAAHLVIPCFAVLLLAGPVLAGAENLVADQVRFTLTYDWVEIDSTTDNRNEQIGTVSFQVRFDQARAGYLQGATIRLLYNPAYLDLVDARPVPGWGSVVPPDPIEEAIGELMQVTYLIDPAPGASTIPILTTPTDLAEFDFVAKCQPGAQTNAVQIVYSSVMTTVDDGTDVHHVTTLSRITHGWIRTRSDLVWQFNIAAVDSNRIVCPGALGTEIPVPIYALTNFRLGDIEMYISFDNTKLTFLGLANWEGYFSDAQYGLVEPGLLQVILNTDEAVHARHEFAGGTKMLDMLFYVLGNWQGSSANVIFSTVPDVMIAQGSGYCTEMEFGGVYPFSGQVHIPAYHATFSTEFTDGGTLSLVDDEVSMMINLTNNFPAGGAWHSIIANLCLGLNLEKSGLLTYEAINFGPTTYDGELGQELSLWAEYNPGFLGMTETPQDMVSFNIRTVSGFTPPTSYDNRFYPIVYQTVWDSDPNYNARVTDTTGRVTLNNSAGTLTWDNPQVEYLMGEYYCNPVQVGSGYITQDYFTRSAFALHDFRVKITVTGDHHMWDIAPQPGVMVESFDNVNFKWAILKAGPEWADQAPTSTRTKFASITYAYWGGSNLVMALAGPPPQGHWVTKVSTVAFQFDAASGYYMKDPDLVDQHEVAIGNSIVNRWWVNNDDPPYDNMTRLGEFGTPVAYELEQNYPNPFNPSTEFWYGLPEGAFVELCVYNITGQKVATLVSGWQDAGYYHQVWDGTDLASGVYFYRLQANSYVQTRKMILLK